The Pseudomonadota bacterium DNA window GAGACGCGCCTCGGGGTTGGCGGCATGGGCGCGGTCTACCGCGCGCGGCACCTGCTCATCGATCGCGTCGTGGCGATCAAGATCCTGCAGCCGGAGCGCCGCGGCGAGGAGCACTTCCGCGCGTGGTTCCTCCGCGAGGCGCGGGCGGTGAACCGGATCAACCACGCCAACATCGTCGACATCAACGACTTCGGGGAGACCGAGGACGGCCTCGCCTACCTCGTCATGGAGCTGCTGGTCGGGGAGGGCCTCTCGGTGCACATCGCCCGCGGCCCCATGGATCTCGGGGTGTCGCTCGACATCCTGGAGCAGGCGACCGCCGCGCTCGCCCGCGCGCACGACCTCGGCGTCGTGCACCGGGATCTCAAGCCGGACAACATCTACCTCATCAACAAGGAGGGCCGGAAGAACTTCGTGAAGGTCATCGACTTCGGCCTCGCGCGCCTCGCGCGGGACGGCCGGCTCGCGGCCAAGGGCGCCGTGTTCGGCACGCCGGAGTACATGTCTCCGGAGCAGGCGCGCGGCGAGGACGCGACGCCGAGCTCCGACCTGTACTCGATCGGCATCATCTTCTACGAGATGATGACCGGGCGCCTCCCCTTCATCGCCCGGGATCGCGACGGCTTCATCGAGAGCCACAAGCAGGTGAAGCCGCAGCCGCCCGAGACGTACAAGAAGGATATCGACGCGCGCGCGTCGCAGATCATCATGACCCTCATCGAGAAGGATCCGGCGAAGCGGTTCCGCGACGCCCACCACCTCCTCGAGGAGTTCAAGACGCTCCAGCGCCGGATGGGCCCGGTGGCGTCGCCGTGGGAGCTCGGACAGGGCGACCGCCGCCCGACCGGGGCGCACCCCGGCCTGACGATGCAGGGGCTGAACATCGTCGCGACGTGGGCGCTCAAGGCGACCGTTTTCGGCCGGATGGTCGCGACGGCGTATCCCACCGGCGGCCCGGAGAACGTGATGGAGGCGATCGAGAGCATCTGGCGCCTCGCCGCGGCGTCCACTCGGCTCGAGGGCGAGCTCGCCGCTGCGTCCACGCGGAACGAGGGGCTGCGCCGCCGCGGCCGGGAGTTCACGGGGCAGGTCGGCCGGCGGATCGAGGATCTCTCGCGCGAGGAGTCGCGCTTGAAGCGCGAGGTCGCGGCCGCGTCCGTGGACCTGAGCCGCCACAAGGAGGACTTCGAGCGCTCCAACCAGGATCTGCTCGAGGCGCGCAAGATCATCGCGTCGATCGACAAGGGGCGCGACGAGATGACGGAGCAGCTCCGGGGAGCGTACGAGCGGGCCGGCGCGGCCGCCGCGAGGAGGCAGGCGCGCGCGGAGGCGATCGCCAAGATCGAGACGAAGATGCGGAAGTGGCAGGAGGACATCGAGCGCATCGAGGTCCAGCTCGTCGAGTACCGCAAGCAGCTCGAGAACCAGTCGACGTCGATCGAGGACGACCTCGAGGCGGGGCGGCAGCGGCTCGCGGCGAAGATGCAGGAGCGCGACGCCTATGGCAAGTCGC harbors:
- a CDS encoding protein kinase, whose product is MKDRLLGRVIADRYRLETRLGVGGMGAVYRARHLLIDRVVAIKILQPERRGEEHFRAWFLREARAVNRINHANIVDINDFGETEDGLAYLVMELLVGEGLSVHIARGPMDLGVSLDILEQATAALARAHDLGVVHRDLKPDNIYLINKEGRKNFVKVIDFGLARLARDGRLAAKGAVFGTPEYMSPEQARGEDATPSSDLYSIGIIFYEMMTGRLPFIARDRDGFIESHKQVKPQPPETYKKDIDARASQIIMTLIEKDPAKRFRDAHHLLEEFKTLQRRMGPVASPWELGQGDRRPTGAHPGLTMQGLNIVATWALKATVFGRMVATAYPTGGPENVMEAIESIWRLAAASTRLEGELAAASTRNEGLRRRGREFTGQVGRRIEDLSREESRLKREVAAASVDLSRHKEDFERSNQDLLEARKIIASIDKGRDEMTEQLRGAYERAGAAAARRQARAEAIAKIETKMRKWQEDIERIEVQLVEYRKQLENQSTSIEDDLEAGRQRLAAKMQERDAYGKSLADAAALLTEHFRDRRECAALFQELDELDKSSIVAEPPPEGLSSPASYLEKNPE